DNA from Mycobacterium bourgelatii:
CGACCCTGTTCAGCCCGAACCACCATCGGGCGCCGGAGTTCGGTGGTCGCCTGATGGGGCTCTACGCGTTGCTTGAAACCCACCCGTCGGCAAGACCCCGGAGACCATCTGCCAGTGTCATGAGATGACTGCAAAGAAGCCCAAGATCGATTTCCCCGGCGGGGAGCCGCCCACCGACCTGGTCATCACCGACGTCGTCGAGGGCCACGGCGCGAAGGCCACCTCCGGTAGCACGGTCGTCGTCCACTACGTCGGAGTGGCCCACTCCACCGGCGAGGAGTTCGACGCTTCCTACAACCGCGGCGAACCGTTGACGTTCCGACTCGGCGTCGGGCAGGTCATCCAGGGCTGGGACCGGGGCGTGCAGGGCATGAAGGTCGGCGGTCGCCGACAGCTGCTCATACCCGCCCACCTCGCCTACGGTGACCGTGGCGCCGGTGGCGTCATCAGGCCCGGCGAGGCGCTGATCTTCGTGGTGGACCTGCTCCAAGTCAGGTAGCCAGCAACACGCTGATGACTCCGTCGCAGTAGACGCGTAGAGCGTCTCAGCCGCCGAAAAGC
Protein-coding regions in this window:
- a CDS encoding FKBP-type peptidyl-prolyl cis-trans isomerase: MTAKKPKIDFPGGEPPTDLVITDVVEGHGAKATSGSTVVVHYVGVAHSTGEEFDASYNRGEPLTFRLGVGQVIQGWDRGVQGMKVGGRRQLLIPAHLAYGDRGAGGVIRPGEALIFVVDLLQVR